A genome region from Hymenobacter tibetensis includes the following:
- a CDS encoding sugar MFS transporter: MAAPTPTLSSRPAAGTSSAPSQRYTSALSAVTTLFFLWGFITCLNDILIPYLKAIFQLSFAQANLINLCFFGAYFFMSIPSGWLVSRVGYKKGMLIGFAVAALGSFLFYPAAAQRAYGLFLGALFVLASGITILQVAANPYVAILGPPESASSRLTLTQAFNSLGTYLAPRLGSVLILSHLPKKVDAASAANIDVTAVQIPYLVIGGVLLLISLLLSRVHLPKIDHTTETDSTAISDAGSAWNYRHLVLGVVGIFAYVGAEVAIGSHIVNYLALPDVMGLDPESAGKQVANYWGAAMVGRFAGAYLLNKFAPTKLLAFNAIGAVILVLISINTSGTVAMWSLLAVGLMNSLMYPTIFTLAVAGLGRHTEQASGLLCTAIVGGALVPLLFGFIADNNGLRIALLLPIVCYLYVMWYGLRGSRRAVPATQQPA, translated from the coding sequence ATGGCAGCCCCTACCCCAACCCTTAGCAGCCGGCCAGCCGCCGGCACTTCTTCGGCCCCTTCCCAACGCTACACTTCCGCGTTGAGCGCCGTCACTACCCTCTTCTTCCTGTGGGGGTTTATCACGTGTCTCAACGACATTCTGATTCCCTATCTGAAGGCCATCTTTCAGCTCTCGTTTGCCCAGGCCAACCTGATCAACCTCTGCTTTTTCGGAGCGTACTTCTTCATGAGTATTCCTTCGGGCTGGCTGGTTTCTCGAGTAGGATATAAGAAGGGCATGCTAATTGGCTTTGCAGTGGCCGCTTTAGGGTCGTTTTTGTTCTACCCTGCGGCAGCGCAACGAGCCTACGGACTCTTTTTGGGGGCGCTTTTCGTGCTGGCTTCCGGCATTACTATCCTGCAGGTAGCTGCTAATCCGTACGTGGCTATTCTAGGACCGCCGGAATCAGCTTCGTCTCGCTTGACCCTTACCCAAGCTTTTAATTCGCTAGGTACGTACTTGGCGCCTAGATTAGGTAGCGTACTCATCTTAAGCCATCTTCCTAAAAAAGTAGATGCTGCTAGCGCCGCCAATATTGATGTAACGGCGGTGCAAATTCCCTATTTAGTTATAGGTGGGGTGCTGTTGCTCATTAGCTTACTTTTAAGTCGCGTACACTTACCCAAAATCGACCACACCACCGAAACGGATTCCACTGCGATAAGTGATGCTGGTAGTGCCTGGAACTATCGTCATTTGGTATTAGGGGTAGTAGGAATCTTTGCTTACGTAGGTGCCGAGGTAGCCATAGGTTCACACATCGTCAACTACTTAGCGTTGCCTGATGTAATGGGCCTGGACCCTGAGTCAGCGGGTAAACAGGTTGCCAACTATTGGGGGGCGGCTATGGTGGGCCGTTTTGCAGGTGCTTATCTGCTCAACAAGTTTGCTCCTACTAAACTGCTTGCTTTTAATGCAATTGGTGCAGTAATACTAGTACTCATTTCTATTAATACTTCGGGGACTGTAGCTATGTGGAGCCTACTGGCTGTGGGGCTGATGAACTCACTGATGTATCCCACCATTTTCACGCTAGCTGTGGCTGGCTTAGGCCGTCATACCGAGCAGGCCTCCGGTTTGCTTTGTACAGCCATTGTAGGTGGAGCACTCGTGCCGTTACTGTTTGGCTTCATTGCCGACAATAATGGGTTGCGCATTGCCCTGCTGCTCCCCATTGTGTGCTACCTGTACGTGATGTGGTACGGTCTGCGGGGCAGCCGCCGGGCTGTTCCAGCTACCCAACAGCCGGCTTAA
- a CDS encoding LacI family DNA-binding transcriptional regulator codes for MATTLKKTSLTDLARQLHLAPSTVSRALADQDGISEATKARVRKLAQELHYLPNHLAASLRKGRSNTLGVIVPHINGYFFPAVMNGIEKVASEAGFNVMMCQSNEELRREQQNIGTLLAAQVEGILLSVSATTYEDDQHLEQVRRQGTPLVFFDRVPDLAQSTAVVLDDFQGAYQAVTHLIEQGCTRIAHLAGPQHLNTSRNRYLGYMEALRAHGLPTDERWTYALSASTLQAGRVGMQHLLALDTPLDAVFASYAFSAAGALEVLLERGIRVPQDLALACFSNEPFTTMTQPHLTAVDQQAEHMGATAVRLLLQLLERGPDYSPPHIVLKPELQIRNSSLHLTRENRMPQVA; via the coding sequence ATGGCTACTACCCTAAAAAAAACATCTCTCACCGACCTTGCCCGGCAGCTACACCTAGCACCTTCCACGGTGTCGCGGGCGCTGGCCGACCAAGACGGCATCAGCGAGGCCACGAAAGCTCGCGTACGAAAGCTCGCCCAGGAGCTGCATTACTTGCCTAACCACCTCGCGGCATCCTTGCGCAAAGGCCGCAGCAATACGCTGGGCGTGATTGTGCCGCACATCAACGGATACTTCTTTCCGGCCGTGATGAACGGCATCGAAAAGGTAGCCAGCGAGGCTGGCTTCAACGTGATGATGTGCCAATCCAATGAAGAGCTGCGCCGAGAGCAGCAGAACATCGGCACGCTGCTGGCCGCTCAAGTAGAGGGCATCTTGCTTTCCGTATCGGCTACCACCTACGAAGATGACCAGCACCTAGAGCAGGTTCGGCGGCAAGGTACCCCCCTGGTTTTCTTTGACCGGGTGCCAGACCTAGCCCAGAGCACCGCCGTGGTTCTCGACGACTTTCAGGGAGCCTACCAAGCTGTAACGCACCTGATTGAGCAAGGCTGCACCCGCATTGCGCATCTGGCCGGGCCGCAGCACCTCAACACCAGCCGCAACCGGTACTTGGGCTACATGGAGGCGCTGCGGGCTCATGGCCTACCAACCGATGAGCGGTGGACGTATGCGCTGTCGGCGTCCACGTTGCAGGCGGGGCGGGTTGGTATGCAGCACCTGTTGGCGCTGGATACTCCTCTGGATGCCGTATTCGCCTCCTATGCTTTCTCCGCTGCCGGAGCCCTAGAAGTGTTGCTGGAACGTGGAATACGCGTGCCGCAGGACTTGGCGCTTGCCTGCTTTAGCAACGAGCCCTTCACCACCATGACGCAGCCGCACCTGACCGCGGTGGACCAACAAGCCGAGCACATGGGCGCAACGGCCGTTCGGTTGCTGTTACAATTGCTAGAGCGTGGCCCCGACTATAGTCCGCCCCACATCGTGCTGAAGCCTGAGCTGCAAATCCGCAACTCCTCGCTGCATCTAACGCGGGAGAACCGGATGCCGCAGGTGGCGTAA
- a CDS encoding PAS domain-containing sensor histidine kinase, producing MPDYPLLFRTWLDRSSTVYFAYDVAERRVAYVSPAYEQVIGGTAADVNEDLPTWLAQIHPDDRQLLNQQLELVLGNDLVQNVEVRVLHSEEETQWLELSACKEQLPDGTLYLTGTIEDISRAKADSLNAQKFNAKKNATLEILSHDLATPFVLLQQLTQHLKSQFVATDETNLHLIGLMERTCSDGLTLIREFVDQEFLESASIQLKRERTNLVDWIGTILEEYQRSARRTDLRFEFRALAQTIYVSLDVNKFEQVINNLISNAIKFTPDGGTIAVEVSRRNGWAVVTVADSGIGIPEHLHPVLFDKFTKARRPGLRGEKTTGLGMSVIQTLVELHEGSIRFVSAENQGTTFTIEIPALPA from the coding sequence ATGCCCGACTATCCGCTCTTGTTTCGCACTTGGCTAGACCGTAGCAGTACGGTGTATTTCGCCTACGATGTAGCCGAACGCCGGGTCGCGTACGTGAGCCCAGCCTACGAGCAGGTAATTGGGGGCACGGCGGCAGACGTGAACGAGGACCTTCCCACTTGGCTAGCCCAGATTCATCCCGACGACCGCCAGCTTCTAAACCAGCAACTAGAGCTGGTTTTGGGTAATGACCTGGTGCAAAATGTAGAAGTGCGCGTTCTGCATTCCGAGGAAGAAACCCAGTGGCTGGAGCTTTCTGCCTGCAAGGAGCAGCTTCCCGACGGCACGCTCTATCTGACCGGGACTATCGAGGATATCAGCCGGGCAAAAGCAGACAGCCTGAACGCACAGAAATTCAACGCCAAGAAGAACGCCACGCTGGAAATCCTCTCGCACGACTTGGCCACTCCTTTTGTGCTGCTGCAGCAACTAACGCAGCACTTGAAGTCGCAGTTTGTGGCTACCGACGAAACGAACCTGCACTTGATAGGGCTGATGGAGCGCACTTGCTCGGACGGCTTAACGTTGATTCGGGAGTTTGTGGACCAGGAGTTTCTGGAATCCGCCAGCATACAGCTCAAGCGGGAGCGGACCAATCTGGTGGACTGGATAGGCACCATACTGGAAGAATATCAACGCTCGGCGCGGCGCACAGATCTGCGGTTTGAATTTCGGGCGCTAGCGCAGACTATTTACGTAAGTCTGGACGTCAACAAATTCGAGCAGGTGATTAACAACCTGATTTCCAACGCCATCAAGTTCACTCCGGATGGGGGCACCATTGCGGTGGAAGTATCGCGCCGCAATGGGTGGGCCGTGGTTACGGTGGCGGACTCGGGCATAGGCATACCCGAGCACCTACACCCCGTGCTCTTCGACAAGTTCACCAAGGCCCGCCGGCCCGGCTTACGCGGCGAAAAAACAACTGGCTTGGGTATGTCTGTCATACAAACCTTGGTCGAGTTGCATGAGGGCTCTATCCGGTTTGTAAGCGCTGAAAACCAGGGCACCACGTTCACTATTGAGATACCTGCATTGCCCGCCTAG
- a CDS encoding RagB/SusD family nutrient uptake outer membrane protein codes for MLGLLAGCGKDYLEVEPRDRVTSEIFYKTQTDAIQATNAAYAELVRYGMFNYSLWGIGDVMSDNSLLGGGGGSDGIEFQQLDNYNIPATNPLTTAHWRSCYLGIGRANLVLANVPAITMDEAIKKRSLGEAQFLRALYYFYLVRGYGDVPLITTPPATASAVNNLTRTPAAQIYEQIVTDLQEAANNLPAGPYTGDDIGRATKWAAKGLLAKVYLTQGNLPSAASQALEVIQQSGKLLNPNYADNFNVARENGPESLFEVQFRASPQEYYDQNGPGFIGNGFFGARGLNTVNTGGYGFNVPEKEFVDGYELNDQRRKVTIWEPGDVYPGTTIVQPQNLPGSPFGYNVRKWFTGKLTPLQYDSPLNIPVLRMGEIYLIYAEAAGPTLGLPYLNRVRRRAFGLPIETPSARDLATTDATAFKAAVLRERRYELAFENDRWYDLKRTGTLVTTMRAQGKNVQDFNNLLPIPQSERDVNPNLTQNQGY; via the coding sequence ATGCTGGGATTGCTAGCTGGCTGCGGCAAAGACTACCTGGAAGTAGAGCCCCGCGACCGAGTAACCTCAGAGATTTTCTACAAAACCCAAACTGACGCCATCCAGGCAACCAATGCGGCCTACGCCGAGCTGGTTCGTTACGGTATGTTCAACTACTCCCTGTGGGGTATTGGCGACGTGATGTCAGACAACTCTCTGCTGGGCGGCGGCGGTGGCAGCGACGGAATCGAGTTTCAGCAACTCGACAACTACAACATTCCGGCAACCAACCCCCTCACTACCGCTCACTGGCGTTCGTGCTACCTTGGTATCGGCCGCGCCAACTTGGTGTTGGCCAATGTGCCAGCCATCACCATGGATGAAGCCATCAAGAAGCGCAGCCTAGGCGAGGCGCAGTTCCTGCGGGCGCTGTACTACTTCTATTTGGTGCGGGGTTATGGCGATGTGCCGCTGATTACCACTCCCCCAGCCACTGCCAGTGCGGTTAACAACCTCACCCGAACCCCGGCCGCGCAGATCTACGAGCAGATTGTGACCGATCTGCAGGAGGCAGCCAACAACCTCCCCGCTGGCCCCTACACCGGCGACGACATTGGTCGCGCCACCAAATGGGCGGCGAAGGGCTTATTGGCGAAAGTGTACCTGACCCAAGGCAACCTGCCATCGGCCGCTTCGCAGGCATTGGAAGTTATTCAGCAGTCGGGCAAATTATTGAACCCCAACTATGCCGACAACTTCAACGTGGCCAGGGAAAACGGCCCTGAATCACTATTCGAAGTGCAGTTTCGTGCGTCGCCCCAAGAGTACTACGATCAAAACGGACCGGGCTTTATTGGCAACGGTTTCTTTGGGGCTCGTGGTTTGAACACCGTAAACACGGGCGGCTACGGCTTCAACGTTCCTGAGAAGGAATTTGTGGATGGCTATGAGTTGAATGACCAGCGCCGTAAAGTAACTATTTGGGAACCCGGCGATGTGTATCCAGGCACTACGATAGTGCAGCCGCAAAATTTGCCTGGTTCGCCGTTTGGCTACAATGTAAGAAAATGGTTCACTGGCAAGTTAACGCCACTGCAATACGACTCCCCACTGAACATTCCGGTGTTGCGTATGGGAGAAATATATCTGATTTATGCAGAAGCAGCAGGTCCAACGTTGGGCTTACCCTACCTGAACCGAGTACGCCGCCGCGCGTTTGGCTTGCCTATCGAAACACCTTCAGCCCGCGACCTAGCCACCACCGACGCAACGGCTTTCAAAGCCGCTGTACTCCGGGAGCGTCGTTACGAGTTGGCTTTCGAAAACGACCGTTGGTATGACCTGAAGCGCACCGGCACGTTGGTGACTACGATGCGTGCCCAGGGCAAGAATGTGCAGGATTTCAACAACTTGCTGCCGATTCCGCAGTCGGAGCGTGATGTAAATCCGAATTTGACCCAGAATCAAGGATACTAA
- a CDS encoding LLM class flavin-dependent oxidoreductase codes for MRYGYWMPVFGGWLRNVEDENMRADWDYVKTLAQRSEDLGYDLSLIAELNLNDIKGEEAPSLDAWSTAAALAAVTKKIELMVAVRPTFHSPALLAKQAANIDHISGGRLSLNVVSSWWQDEAKKYGVHFEQHDDRYARTAEWLHVVDNLWKQDHFTFEGKFYKVTDSILQPKPVSRPRPFLYAGGESEAAKNLIATQCDGYVMHGDDPAAIGRRIQDLSERREKLGLPRMKFGVAAYSIVRNTEQEVKKELERITNVQGSAAGYKNYQQWLAGTQLENQVSLQDYSVSNRGLRSGLTGTPDQVAERIAAFEAVGVDLFLLQCSPQLEEMERFSEAVIQVLA; via the coding sequence ATGAGATACGGATATTGGATGCCCGTTTTTGGCGGGTGGCTGCGCAATGTAGAAGACGAAAACATGCGCGCCGACTGGGACTACGTGAAAACGCTGGCCCAGCGTAGCGAAGACCTGGGCTACGACCTGTCTCTGATTGCCGAGCTAAACCTCAACGACATCAAAGGCGAGGAAGCACCTTCGCTGGATGCGTGGAGCACTGCCGCCGCCTTGGCCGCCGTTACCAAGAAAATAGAGCTGATGGTGGCTGTGCGGCCTACGTTCCACTCGCCGGCGTTGCTGGCCAAGCAAGCCGCCAACATCGACCACATCAGTGGTGGCCGGCTGTCGTTGAATGTGGTATCGTCGTGGTGGCAGGATGAGGCCAAGAAGTACGGCGTGCATTTCGAGCAGCACGACGACCGGTACGCCCGCACGGCTGAGTGGCTGCACGTAGTAGACAACCTCTGGAAGCAAGACCACTTCACCTTCGAAGGCAAGTTCTACAAAGTGACGGACTCTATTTTGCAGCCCAAGCCAGTGTCACGCCCGCGGCCATTCCTGTACGCGGGCGGCGAATCGGAAGCCGCCAAAAACCTGATTGCCACTCAGTGCGACGGCTACGTTATGCACGGCGACGACCCGGCAGCCATCGGCCGCCGCATTCAGGACTTGAGCGAGCGACGCGAAAAGCTGGGGTTGCCGCGCATGAAGTTTGGCGTGGCCGCCTACTCCATTGTGCGCAACACCGAGCAAGAAGTGAAAAAGGAACTGGAGCGCATCACCAACGTGCAAGGCTCGGCTGCGGGCTACAAAAACTACCAGCAGTGGCTGGCGGGTACGCAACTAGAAAACCAAGTTTCGTTGCAAGACTACTCAGTATCGAACCGGGGCCTGCGTTCCGGCCTCACCGGCACCCCCGACCAAGTAGCCGAGCGCATTGCCGCCTTTGAGGCCGTAGGGGTAGACTTGTTTTTGCTGCAGTGCAGCCCGCAACTCGAGGAAATGGAGCGTTTTTCGGAAGCCGTTATCCAGGTGTTGGCTTAA